Proteins from a genomic interval of Phyllopteryx taeniolatus isolate TA_2022b chromosome 3, UOR_Ptae_1.2, whole genome shotgun sequence:
- the cds2 gene encoding phosphatidate cytidylyltransferase 2, producing the protein MTELRHRGAADTEATLQHQPSEDKGSDSELRSEKDGGSDSTPKMDSGIPEVPVPPDDTPEVLNKALSGLSSRWKNWWVRGILTLAMISFFFLIIYLGPMVLMMIVLCVQIKCFQEIITIGYSVYHSYHLPWFRTLSWYFLLCVNYFFYGETVTDYFFTLVQREEPLRILSKYHRFISFALYLTGFCMFVLSLVKKHYRLQFYMFGWTHVTLLIVVTQSHLIIHNLFEGMIWFIVPISCVICNDIMAYMFGFFFGRTPLIKLSPKKTWEGFIGGFFATILFGIMLSYVMAGYRYFVCPVEFNNDSNSFQVDCEPPELFQLQDYTLPSILESITGWTTVRLYPFQIHSIALSTFASIVGPFGGFFASGFKRAFKIKDFANTIPGHGGIMDRFDCQYLMATFVNVYIASFIRGPNPSKVIQQLLALRADQQLYIFNSLKAHLTEKGLLPALEEAAA; encoded by the exons ATGACAGAGCTAAGGCACCGTGGAGCTGCGGACACCGAGGCGACGTTACAACATCAGCCGTCCGAAGACAAG ggTTCAGACAGTGAGCTGAGGTCGGAAAAAGATGGCGGGTCAGACAGCACCCCCAAAATGGACTCAGGGATCCCCGAGGTGCCAGTGCCACCTGATGACACACCAGAGGTTTTAAATAAAGCCCTGTCCGGACTCTCCTCAAg ATGGAAGAACTGGTGGGTTCGAGGGATCCTTACACTTGCTATGatttccttcttcttcctcatcaTCTACCTTGGCCCCATGGTGCTTATGATGATT GTCCTGTGTGTTCAGATAAAATGCTTCCAAGAAATCATCACCATTGGTTACAGCGTTTACCACTCGTATCATCTGCCATGGTTCAGGACACTGAGTTG GTACTTCCTGCTCTGCGTCAATTACTTCTTCTACGGTGAGACCGTCACAGATTACTTCTTCACACTGGTGCAAAGGGAAGAACCTCTTCGCATCCTCAGCAAATACCATCGCTTTATCTCCTTTGCCCTCTACCTCACAG GTTTCTGCATGTTTGTGCTGAGTTTGGTGAAGAAGCACTACCGCCTTCAATTCTACATG TTTGGGTGGACTCATGTGACTTTGCTGATTGTGGTGACTCAGTCTCACCTCATCATTCACAACCTGTTTGAAGGAATGATTTG GTTTATCGTGCCGATTTCCTGTGTGATCTGTAATGATATTATGGCCTACATGTTTGGTTTCTTCTTCGGCCGCACCCCCCTCATTAAG CTGTCGCCAAAGAAGACATGGGAGGGATTCATCGGTGGATTCTTCGCTACCATTTTGTTTGGCATCATg CTCTCCTACGTGATGGCAGGCTACCGCTACTTTGTATGTCCGGTAGAGTTCAACAACGATTCCAACAGTTTCCAGGTGGACTGCGAGCCGCCTGAACTTTTCCAGCTTCAGGACTACACCCTTCCCAGCATCCTGGAGTCTATCACTGGATGG ACCACAGTTCGTCTCTACCCATTCCAGATCCACAGCATCGCTCTGTCCACATTTGCCTCCATCGTCGGACCCTTTGGTGGTTTCTTTGCCAGCGGCTTTAAGAGGGCCTTTAAGATAAAG GATTTTGCCAACACTATTCCAGGGCACGGTGGCATAATGGACCGATTCGACTGCCAGTACCTCATGGCCACATTTGTAAATGTCTACATTGCTAGTTTCATCAG GGGCCCCAACCCCAGCAAGGTTATCCAACAGCTCCTGGCCCTTCGCGCAGACCAGCAGCTCTACATCTTCAATTCTCTAAAGGCTCACCTAACGGAGAAGGGCTTGCTCCCCGCGCTGGAGGAAGCGGCTGCCTAG